AAGATACGGTCGGCCATACGTGCAGGGTGGAATGGTTGCAGCGCATCCATCTTTTCACCCATGCTCATAAACTTAATCGGCTTGTTAACTACCGATCGGATAGATAGCGCAGCACCACCTCGGGTATCACCATCGAGCTTAGTTAGTACAACTCCATTAAAATCTAATCGATCGTTGAACTCTTTTGCAGTATTTACGGCATCTTGTCCAGTCATCGAGTCGACAACAAAAAGGATTTCGTTTGGACTAACAGCCTTTTTAATATTCTCTACTTCCTGCATCATCGCCTCGTCAACGGCCAAACGGCCTGCGGTATCGATGATTACGACGTTGTTGCCTTTATCTTTTGCGTACTTAATGGCATTTTTAGCAATCTCTACAGGATTCTTGCTTCCCTCTTCGGTGTATACTTCAACGCCAATTTGTTCTCCCAGAATTTTAAGCTGCTGTATAGCAGCAGGACGGTAAACGTCTCCTGCAACAAGTAGCGGTTGGCGACCTTTCTTGCTTTTTATAAACGAGGCTAACTTCCCTGAGAAGGTAGTTTTACCAGATCCCTGAAGACCTGCAATAAGAATTACTGCAGGAGAGCCTTTAAGGTCGATATCCTCCATTTCTCCACCCATAAGAGCAACCAGCTCGTCGTGAACAATTTTGGTCATCATTTGACCTGGTTTCACGGCTGTTAGCACGTCTTGTCCTAGGGCTTTTTTCTTGATATCATCGGTAAAGTTTTTTGCCACCTTGTAGCTCACGTCGGCATCAAGTAGAGCCTTACGAATATCTTTTACCGTTTCGGCAATGTTGATATCGGTGATTTTGCCCTCA
This Alistipes sp. ZOR0009 DNA region includes the following protein-coding sequences:
- the ffh gene encoding signal recognition particle protein; this translates as MFENLSDRLDRAFKLLKGEGKITDINIAETVKDIRKALLDADVSYKVAKNFTDDIKKKALGQDVLTAVKPGQMMTKIVHDELVALMGGEMEDIDLKGSPAVILIAGLQGSGKTTFSGKLASFIKSKKGRQPLLVAGDVYRPAAIQQLKILGEQIGVEVYTEEGSKNPVEIAKNAIKYAKDKGNNVVIIDTAGRLAVDEAMMQEVENIKKAVSPNEILFVVDSMTGQDAVNTAKEFNDRLDFNGVVLTKLDGDTRGGAALSIRSVVNKPIKFMSMGEKMDALQPFHPARMADRILGMGDIVTLVEKAQEQYDAEQARNLQKKIAKDQFNFNDFLTQIAQIKKMGNLKDLASMIPGLGKAMKNIDIDDNAFKGIEAIIKSMTPLERENPAVINGSRRKRIADGSGTTIQEVNRLLKQFEDTRKMMKMMAGGPRAMGGMMKGMKGLKH